One Trichormus variabilis 0441 genomic window, CCACTGGTAAAGGAGCATTCCATAAACAAGCTATTCGCTCATACAAAGACTTATTACCCGGATTATGCTTGATGGTTGCAGTCAGTAGCTTATTTTGGCTAGTAAATAACCATCATCTATTAATAACAGTAGTCGGATTAATTACTGGGAGTGCGATCGCTAGTTTAACAGCTGCATGGTTTAATCACAAATTAGGCGGACACACCGGCGACACCTACGGCGCAGTCGTCGAGTGGACAGAGGCTCTATTTCTCTGCGTACTGACCATACTCACATAATGTACCATGTAGGCGATCGTTCTATCTGTGTTTATCTGCGTGCATCTGCGTTTAATTTTATTCCAGTTTATCCCATCATTTTAGCCTTGCCACGCCACTACTTAATATTTACTAGACACAACAAGACTTTTCACCCAGTACCCAGTCCCTAGTCCCCAGTCCCCAGCTATATGATTGAGCGATCGCCAGAATTTGGATAAAGTGATTGATGGGACTATAATTTTGAATTACCCAAAGAGTGGGAATTTTTTAACTGATATTGTCGCCACTTTTCCTGCTGACGCGTTCTTTTATCTTCCGTGAGACTATCAAAACAGTGGGAGCAAGAAATACCTTCTTCATACTGAGGAGATGCCTTATCTTCTTCAGCCAAGGGATGTCCACAACAGAAACATAACTCGTGAGTTCCCGGCTCTAACCCGTGAACTACGGCAATACGTTCATCAAAAACAAAACATTCCCCTTGCCATAAACTTTCCTCTGGCGGGATTTGCTCTAGGTATTTGAGTATACCGCCCTTGAGATGATACACCTCTGCAAAACCTTGAGAAAGCATGAAAGATGAAGCCTTTTCGCAGCGAATACCCCCAGTACAAAACATAGCAACTTTTTTGTGCTGATTCGGGTCGAGGTTTTGGCGGACATATTCCGGGAAGTCTCGAAATGAGTTAGTTTGGGGATTTTGCGCCCCCTGGAAAGTACCGATATGTACTTCGTAATCATTGCGTGTATCAATAACAATCACTTCAGGGTCAGAAATCAACTCATTCCATTCTTCAGGGGTTACATAAGTACCCACCTGTTCATTAGGGTCTACTTCTGGTAAACCTAAGGTAACAATTTCTTTTTTCAGCCGCACTTTCATCCGTTCAAATGGCGGAGTGTCTGCAGTAGATTCTTTATGCTCTAGGTCTTGTAGGCGCAAGTCAGCACGTAGATAAGATAAAACATTATCAATGCTTAGACGCGAACCAGCAATTGTGCCGTTGATTCCTTCTTTAGCTAAGAGAATCGTACCCTTGATATCTTGGGCTAAACAATAAGCCAATAAGGGTACTTGTTTCTCGGTAAAATCCGGCAAACTGACAAATTTATAAAATGCAGCAACGATTTGCGTATTTTCTTGGTTCATCCTTTTGTAAAAAACAGAGTTTTCGATTATGATATTGAAGGTTATAAATTCAATTTTACGGGGGTTTAGCTCAGTTGGTAGAGCGCCTGCTTTGCAAGCAGGATGTCAGCGGTTCGAGTCCGCTAACCTCCATTAACGTAAATTAGGGTATAGGGGTGTAGGGGTATAGGGGAAAGAATAAAACCAAATTCTTCCCTTACACCCTCACACCCTCAAATAACTAACGTTGAAAGACCACCGAAAGGTTATTAGCAGGCATTTGGTAGGTTTTATGCAGTTGGAGATTTTGTTGTTTAGCTGCTGCAATCACGTCTTCCAGGTTGCGTACTCCCCACTCTGGATTTTGGGAACGTAAGGATTCATCGAAGGCGGCGTTACTTGGGGCGGTATGTTCTCCCCCTTGTTTATAAGGCCCGTAAAGATAAAGAATCCCGCCTGGTGGCAAAATCCGCCCCGCACCAGCCAAGAGTCCCAAACAAGCTGACCAAGGGGAAATGTGAATCATATTAATATTAACTATGGCAGCAATGGGGGCATCGTTGAGAATTGCGTCCTTTTCTACTGACCAAATTGGCTGACTAGCATCAAGTTCTACAGGTGGGTAAAGATTATCGCTGGGAAATTGTGCAGTCCAGGCGGTGATACTAGCCCGTAATTCAGGATTTGGGTCAGAGGGTAGCCATTTTCGTGGTTGAAGGCGGGGAGCAAAGAAAATGGCGTGTTCACCTGTACCACTGGCAATTTCTAGAATAGTGCCACTGGCAGGCAAAACTTGTAAAAGCACTTCTAAGATGGGTTCACGGTTGCGTTGTGTTGCTGGTGCATATTTGCGGGGGTCTTGTGGTGTGTTCATCTGGCTGTGTAGAGTAATTCATTATTAAACTAACAGCGATTGGGCTACCCTCCACCGTAGGCGAATGTCACTAGGAGCATCACTTGCCGAAATTAATCAACTCTACCCAACCACCCCTAAAATTTATCCCCCACAGTTTTAACCCCCTCATTCTCAGGTTAATGCAGTGGTTACTACCTCTTGTGTTGCGCTTTCGCACACGCCCTTGGCTCCCGGCTGGTATCGTCAAAATTGAAGCGAAAAATTCTGAGACATTAGCAGAACTTTATCAACAATTCCAAAGTGGGAAAATTCGCTTTTTAATGGCATTTCGCCACCCAGAGGTAGAAGACCCCTTGTGTATGTTGTACTTAATTTCTCGCATTGTTCCACAGGTGGCGCGTCAAAAAGGTATCAGGTTGCAATATCCAGTTCACAGTCATTTTGTCTATGACAGAGGAATGACAATATGGGCTGGAAATTGGTTGGGTTGGTTGTTTTCTCAGTTGGGAGGTGTGCCAATTCGGCGCGGAAGACGGTTAGATAGGCAAGCTATTCAAACAGCAAGGGATTTATTCGCTAACGCTCTATTCCCCATTGCTGTCGCGCCTGAAGGCGGGAATAATGGTCACAGTGGTATAGTCAGCCCTCTGGAACCTGGTGTTTCCCAATTGGGGTTTTGGTGTGTGGAAGACTTGCACAAAGCTAACCGGACTGAAACTGTGGTCATTGTGCCGGTATCTATCCAATATCGTTATGTTACGCCGCCTTGGTCTAAATTAGATGAGTTGTTGAGTAAGTTAGAAGTTGATAGCGGTTTACCAGTGCAATCAGTTGGGGAGTCTGCAATCAATCAACCGGAGATTTACTATCAACGCATTTGTCGCTTGGGTGAATATTTAGTTACAGAGATGGAAGAGTTTTATCGCCGCTTCTATCACCAAGATATCCCCAACACTATAGCCACAGAAGAATCTACCACGCCCAATCAGGTGTTAATTGCCAGACTGCATCGTTTATTAGATAAAGCGTTACAAGTTTCTGAGCAGTATTTTGGTATTCCCGCCCAAGGTAATTTTATCGACCGTTGTCGCCGTTTAGAAGAAGCCAGTTGGAATCGTATATATAGAGAAGATTTACCAGATATCGATAATTTACCTTCCTTCCAACGGGGACTTGCTGACTGGGTAGCCCAAGAAGCAGACTTACGAATACAGCATATGCGTCTGGTAGAAAGTTTTGTGGCTGTGAATGCTACCTATATACAAGAAAAATATAGTGCAGACAGATTTGCCGAGACGGCTTTACTAATGTTTGATATGCTTTCTCGTATACAAGAATCGACTCTACCAGGAAGACCAAGGTTAGGTTTACGGGAGGCGGTAATTAAGGTGGGTGAGCCAATTTCTGTCACGGAACGCTGGGAAAAGGTGCATGATAACCGCCAAGCGGCTAAAAAGGCTGTGAGTAATTTAACTCAAGATTTACAGGTGGCTTTGGAAAATTTGATTGATTAGGGATTGGGGATTGGGGATTGGGTGAAGAAGAAGACGCGATGAATCGCGTCTCTACAAGGTGGTTTATTTTGAATTTTGAATTTTGCGGAAAGTTCTGTAGGCGGGTTTCCCGCCGTAGGAAACTTTTCAAGACGAATTTTGAATTGTTAATCAATGCTTTTGGTTTCCTCCTAGTAACCAGAGGAAATAAGGTGTACCAATTAGGGCGGTGACTAATCCAGAGGGAATTTCTTTGGGAGCTAAAACAACGCGACCAACGGTATCAGCTAAAGTGACTAAAATAGCACCGAAAATTGCCGCTATGGGTACTAGTTGGCGGTGTCGAGAACCTACTAATAAACGTGCAGCGTGGGGAGCAA contains:
- a CDS encoding 1-acyl-sn-glycerol-3-phosphate acyltransferase, translating into MPKLINSTQPPLKFIPHSFNPLILRLMQWLLPLVLRFRTRPWLPAGIVKIEAKNSETLAELYQQFQSGKIRFLMAFRHPEVEDPLCMLYLISRIVPQVARQKGIRLQYPVHSHFVYDRGMTIWAGNWLGWLFSQLGGVPIRRGRRLDRQAIQTARDLFANALFPIAVAPEGGNNGHSGIVSPLEPGVSQLGFWCVEDLHKANRTETVVIVPVSIQYRYVTPPWSKLDELLSKLEVDSGLPVQSVGESAINQPEIYYQRICRLGEYLVTEMEEFYRRFYHQDIPNTIATEESTTPNQVLIARLHRLLDKALQVSEQYFGIPAQGNFIDRCRRLEEASWNRIYREDLPDIDNLPSFQRGLADWVAQEADLRIQHMRLVESFVAVNATYIQEKYSADRFAETALLMFDMLSRIQESTLPGRPRLGLREAVIKVGEPISVTERWEKVHDNRQAAKKAVSNLTQDLQVALENLID
- a CDS encoding rhodanese-related sulfurtransferase, with translation MNQENTQIVAAFYKFVSLPDFTEKQVPLLAYCLAQDIKGTILLAKEGINGTIAGSRLSIDNVLSYLRADLRLQDLEHKESTADTPPFERMKVRLKKEIVTLGLPEVDPNEQVGTYVTPEEWNELISDPEVIVIDTRNDYEVHIGTFQGAQNPQTNSFRDFPEYVRQNLDPNQHKKVAMFCTGGIRCEKASSFMLSQGFAEVYHLKGGILKYLEQIPPEESLWQGECFVFDERIAVVHGLEPGTHELCFCCGHPLAEEDKASPQYEEGISCSHCFDSLTEDKRTRQQEKWRQYQLKNSHSLGNSKL
- a CDS encoding class I SAM-dependent methyltransferase, giving the protein MNTPQDPRKYAPATQRNREPILEVLLQVLPASGTILEIASGTGEHAIFFAPRLQPRKWLPSDPNPELRASITAWTAQFPSDNLYPPVELDASQPIWSVEKDAILNDAPIAAIVNINMIHISPWSACLGLLAGAGRILPPGGILYLYGPYKQGGEHTAPSNAAFDESLRSQNPEWGVRNLEDVIAAAKQQNLQLHKTYQMPANNLSVVFQR